A section of the Armatimonadota bacterium genome encodes:
- a CDS encoding ABC transporter permease, producing MKSVCIGLAGLTAIISIGLLLAGVPILEGLRLLVQGAFGDRFAISQSFVRSTPLLLAGLGVAIAWKAGVFNIGGEGQLVIGALAGASVAKMLAAIGLPVVATLLILVASVFGGAAWSAIAGWLWIKRGVNLVISTILLNFIGVQLLVFSVDGPLRRAGQSAPMTDQLPDAWMLWKPSRQTDFHLGVLLALVVAFCVGWYVFRTRSGYLLRATGANPRFVRANRYRPEWIQFKAMLLSGGLCGLAGGVQYLGINGQLTSSFSQQYGFLAIPVALVGGLHPIGVVASSLFFGSLFAGTSNLSRFSGGGSYFVYVVQALAVLALLGYRLLAEQRQEAVA from the coding sequence ATGAAATCTGTCTGTATTGGGCTGGCAGGTTTGACGGCCATCATTTCGATCGGCCTGCTGCTGGCCGGTGTGCCGATTCTTGAAGGGTTGCGACTCTTGGTACAGGGTGCGTTCGGGGATCGCTTTGCAATCTCTCAATCATTCGTTCGTTCCACTCCACTTCTGCTTGCTGGGCTAGGAGTTGCGATCGCCTGGAAAGCTGGTGTCTTCAACATCGGTGGCGAAGGTCAGCTTGTGATCGGCGCTTTGGCGGGAGCCTCTGTCGCAAAAATGCTTGCCGCCATTGGATTGCCCGTAGTTGCTACATTGCTGATTTTGGTAGCTAGCGTCTTCGGAGGGGCCGCCTGGTCGGCGATTGCAGGCTGGCTCTGGATAAAAAGAGGTGTTAACCTTGTCATCTCCACGATTCTCCTCAACTTTATCGGCGTCCAGTTGCTCGTATTCAGCGTCGATGGGCCACTTCGAAGAGCAGGGCAATCTGCTCCAATGACAGACCAACTCCCGGACGCCTGGATGCTTTGGAAACCATCTCGTCAGACCGACTTTCACCTGGGAGTGCTTCTGGCATTAGTGGTCGCATTTTGTGTGGGCTGGTACGTGTTTAGAACCAGGAGCGGATACCTACTGCGCGCCACGGGTGCGAATCCGAGATTTGTGCGGGCTAACCGATACAGGCCGGAGTGGATTCAGTTTAAGGCAATGTTGCTCAGCGGGGGACTCTGCGGCCTTGCGGGCGGTGTCCAGTATCTTGGAATCAACGGGCAACTCACGTCTTCATTCTCTCAGCAATACGGGTTTCTAGCCATTCCTGTTGCGCTTGTCGGAGGTTTGCATCCAATCGGGGTTGTCGCGTCCAGCCTGTTCTTCGGATCGCTGTTTGCAGGAACGTCTAACCTCTCCCGCTTCAGCGGAGGGGGAAGCTACTTCGTTTATGTGGTGCAAGCTCTCGCAGTTTTGGCACTCCTGGGTTATCGGCTACTTGCAGAACAGCGTCAGGAGGCCGTCGCATGA
- a CDS encoding 6-carboxytetrahydropterin synthase has translation MTRTVSFSSGHRYWFAHLAAEENKRLFGEWASPFSHGHNYTLHVTVDGQIDPLNGMIVNIKDIDGVLKTHLLPQFTNRSLNDEIPHFERHAPTVENVLAYVWAEIQRIGLPHEVTLTHIKLEEIPTLYGEFDGMKTTITRIYEFAASHRLHAPNLPPEENLRLFGKCNNPAGHGHNYVLEVTISGEVDTKTGMICSIDDLDRIISERVVDRYDHRNLNEDIAEFAGRATTSENVSIEIFSRLDGALPAQLERVRLYETARNLFEVCR, from the coding sequence ATGACCCGAACCGTATCATTTTCTTCCGGGCATCGTTATTGGTTCGCCCATCTTGCGGCGGAAGAGAACAAACGTTTGTTTGGCGAATGGGCTTCGCCGTTTAGCCATGGCCACAACTACACACTACACGTCACCGTTGATGGTCAGATTGATCCTTTAAACGGCATGATCGTCAATATCAAGGACATTGACGGAGTTCTGAAGACGCACCTGTTGCCCCAGTTTACCAATCGTAGCTTGAACGACGAGATTCCACATTTTGAACGACATGCTCCGACGGTAGAAAACGTGCTCGCCTACGTTTGGGCCGAGATTCAGCGCATCGGACTCCCTCACGAAGTGACGCTAACCCACATCAAACTCGAAGAAATCCCCACACTTTACGGAGAATTTGACGGCATGAAAACCACGATCACACGCATTTATGAATTCGCTGCGAGCCACCGGCTTCATGCACCTAATCTGCCGCCTGAAGAGAACCTCAGACTGTTTGGCAAGTGCAACAACCCAGCGGGCCACGGACACAACTACGTTCTTGAGGTAACGATCAGTGGTGAGGTCGATACCAAAACAGGAATGATCTGTTCGATCGATGATCTCGACCGGATCATTTCGGAGCGCGTCGTCGACCGTTACGACCATCGGAACCTTAACGAAGATATCGCCGAGTTTGCAGGTCGAGCAACGACCAGTGAAAACGTTTCCATCGAGATCTTCTCACGCTTGGATGGCGCTCTGCCAGCACAGCTGGAAAGGGTTAGGCTCTATGAGACCGCGCGAAACCTCTTCGAAGTCTGTCGTTAA
- a CDS encoding sigma-70 family RNA polymerase sigma factor, which translates to MAFSRTLELRVQDCHLVLRAREGDQDAVARLIERHRVGLIKVSANILRDPSEAEDVAQEAFLKVFNQLSALRDDQGFKRYLYQIAVRLCIDRMRRIRPEPQSDIREGATKREDIESRVHIERVLAKLPTDLRTTLVLREIEELDYSEIADILEIPVGTVRSRLHSARERFRALWMDEVFS; encoded by the coding sequence ATGGCGTTTTCGAGAACACTTGAACTCAGAGTACAGGATTGTCACCTGGTGCTGCGCGCTCGCGAAGGCGACCAAGATGCCGTTGCAAGGCTCATCGAAAGACACCGGGTCGGCCTGATCAAAGTGTCCGCCAATATTCTGCGCGATCCATCCGAGGCGGAGGATGTTGCCCAAGAGGCGTTTCTCAAGGTGTTTAACCAACTTTCGGCACTGCGAGACGACCAAGGATTCAAGCGCTATCTCTATCAAATTGCCGTCAGGTTGTGCATCGACCGAATGAGGAGAATTCGACCTGAGCCTCAATCCGATATCCGAGAGGGAGCGACCAAGCGTGAGGACATCGAATCCCGAGTCCACATTGAGCGAGTGCTGGCGAAACTTCCAACCGACCTGCGGACAACTTTGGTGCTTAGGGAAATCGAAGAACTGGACTATTCCGAAATTGCCGACATCTTAGAGATTCCCGTTGGGACCGTTCGCTCTCGACTTCACAGTGCGCGCGAGCGGTTCCGAGCCCTTTGGATGGACGAGGTGTTCAGCTAA
- a CDS encoding amylo-alpha-1,6-glucosidase, with protein MIYSLDSQQCKNLAVSTRREWLLPNGIGGFAMGTASGINTRRYHGLLIAAVNPPTDRRLLLAGIDGYASCGGTKLGLSSNQYPGAVYPDGYEFLESFSVSDRAVWNYRRGQVKVQKTIYIVPGENAVWIEYKNTGNKAIELSLSPLVCHRDFHANFAERESYPQSIQIGSDQTIIEEDGVELLISHPGAMRSPVAGWYYRFEHQRELERGLDPRDDLFCPCELSYTLQAGESASISASVGEALLTALPAETSNADLSLTSRLKEAALKFLVTTESRTTILAGYPWFSDWGRDTMISLPGICLETGHVAEARQILRDYASQLKHGLIPNRFVERGEIPDYNTVDATLWYGNAVYKTLLAEWDEKFADQMVKVLEQVIWHHRHGTDFGIMVDPADGLLKQGEPGLQLTWMDAKIGDWVVTPRHGKPVEINGLWINLLRVTVWLKAKLGADWSAEETLANLATKHFEEKFWHEARGHYFDTVEPGDASLRPNQVIAMSLPFSPCREERAERALAVIERDLLTPVGLRTLGPNEPSYIGRFEGPVRELDAAYHQGTVWPWLMGPYISARARFGGEISSLRKTLKHSIEMLADCGFAGISECYDGDPPHRPNGCPWQAWSVAEYLRAWVEDCGGD; from the coding sequence ATGATCTACTCGCTCGATAGCCAGCAGTGCAAAAACCTCGCCGTCTCCACGAGACGCGAGTGGCTCCTACCCAACGGGATCGGAGGATTTGCGATGGGTACTGCAAGCGGAATAAACACTCGGCGATATCACGGGTTGTTGATCGCCGCGGTCAATCCGCCAACCGACAGAAGGCTCTTGCTTGCCGGAATCGATGGCTACGCGTCCTGCGGGGGGACAAAGCTCGGATTAAGCTCCAACCAATACCCGGGCGCGGTCTACCCGGATGGCTATGAGTTCCTCGAATCATTCTCAGTATCGGATCGGGCTGTATGGAACTACCGGAGAGGACAAGTGAAAGTCCAGAAAACCATCTACATTGTTCCGGGCGAGAATGCAGTTTGGATCGAGTACAAGAACACTGGTAATAAAGCAATCGAGCTGTCTTTGAGTCCGTTGGTTTGTCATCGAGACTTTCACGCGAACTTTGCCGAACGTGAGAGCTACCCCCAGTCGATTCAAATCGGATCAGATCAGACCATCATCGAAGAGGACGGAGTCGAATTACTGATCTCCCATCCAGGAGCAATGCGTTCTCCGGTTGCCGGTTGGTACTACCGATTTGAGCATCAGCGCGAACTAGAGCGTGGCCTTGATCCGCGAGACGACCTTTTTTGCCCGTGCGAGCTTTCCTATACATTGCAGGCTGGTGAATCAGCCTCGATTTCCGCGAGCGTAGGCGAAGCACTTTTGACCGCGCTTCCAGCAGAAACTTCAAATGCGGACCTATCGCTCACTTCCAGGCTGAAGGAGGCTGCGTTGAAGTTCCTAGTAACCACTGAGTCGAGAACCACAATCTTGGCCGGATACCCGTGGTTTAGCGATTGGGGCCGAGATACGATGATCTCCCTTCCCGGTATCTGTTTGGAAACCGGTCACGTCGCCGAAGCTCGGCAGATTCTGCGTGATTACGCCTCCCAGCTCAAGCACGGCCTCATTCCGAATCGCTTCGTCGAACGGGGTGAGATTCCGGACTATAACACGGTCGACGCCACCCTCTGGTATGGCAACGCGGTTTACAAAACCCTTTTGGCAGAATGGGACGAGAAATTTGCCGATCAAATGGTCAAAGTTCTTGAGCAAGTGATCTGGCACCACCGCCACGGAACCGACTTTGGAATCATGGTCGATCCTGCGGATGGACTTCTGAAACAAGGCGAACCGGGCCTCCAACTCACTTGGATGGATGCCAAGATTGGCGACTGGGTGGTTACTCCGAGGCACGGCAAGCCAGTTGAGATCAACGGACTCTGGATCAATCTCTTGCGCGTTACAGTCTGGCTAAAGGCAAAGCTTGGAGCCGATTGGTCAGCGGAAGAAACACTGGCAAATCTTGCAACGAAACACTTTGAGGAGAAGTTCTGGCACGAGGCAAGAGGCCACTACTTCGACACTGTCGAACCAGGTGATGCTTCACTGCGACCAAATCAAGTCATCGCCATGTCGCTTCCCTTCTCCCCCTGCCGTGAAGAAAGAGCAGAAAGAGCATTAGCCGTGATTGAGCGGGACCTGCTGACTCCGGTCGGGCTAAGGACGCTCGGACCTAACGAGCCCAGCTACATTGGTCGATTCGAAGGCCCTGTCCGAGAACTTGACGCCGCCTATCACCAAGGCACCGTTTGGCCGTGGCTTATGGGGCCCTACATCTCGGCCAGGGCCCGTTTCGGAGGCGAGATAAGCTCGCTCCGAAAGACTTTGAAACACTCGATAGAAATGCTCGCAGATTGCGGTTTTGCCGGAATCAGCGAATGCTACGACGGAGACCCGCCCCACCGCCCGAATGGTTGCCCTTGGCAAGCTTGGAGCGTGGCGGAGTATCTACGGGCTTGGGTTGAAGACTGTGGCGGAGATTAA
- a CDS encoding ABC transporter permease, with protein MIDPISILRYAAPIGFSAVGETAGQRAGIINIGLEGTMLASAFVAMRVSLSTGNPWLGILAGMFAGLFVTLISAVLTISMRQDQVVIGTVFNLLFFGICGMLFEKSNGATGQLLSLPALPKLIWGIDAVLIILILAAGATGYALFKTDWGLKARAAGEYPSSLEAAGFSVARTRYEACAIAGVMAGLGGAYYAIGVAGSFAPDMISGRGFMAIAMVTFARWKPVWGLLAACLLGYFETLQIQLQMNQQGIPKSLLIAIPYAATLLVLVFSGKGAKAPEALGEPYRGMR; from the coding sequence ATGATTGACCCAATTTCGATTCTGCGGTATGCGGCTCCAATCGGATTTTCTGCGGTTGGAGAGACGGCGGGTCAGAGAGCTGGAATCATCAACATCGGTCTAGAAGGCACGATGCTGGCCAGTGCTTTCGTGGCGATGCGAGTGAGCCTGAGCACAGGTAACCCTTGGCTCGGAATACTTGCCGGAATGTTTGCGGGACTGTTTGTGACCTTAATTTCGGCAGTGTTAACCATCAGCATGCGTCAAGACCAAGTTGTGATTGGGACCGTCTTCAATCTTCTCTTTTTTGGAATTTGTGGGATGCTGTTTGAAAAGTCCAACGGAGCAACTGGCCAACTGCTATCACTTCCAGCTTTGCCTAAGCTCATTTGGGGCATCGACGCAGTTCTTATCATCTTAATACTTGCTGCGGGGGCCACTGGTTACGCTCTCTTCAAAACGGATTGGGGACTCAAAGCTCGGGCAGCAGGTGAGTATCCGTCTTCACTTGAGGCGGCCGGGTTCTCCGTAGCAAGAACTCGATATGAGGCGTGTGCTATCGCGGGAGTGATGGCTGGCTTGGGTGGAGCATATTACGCAATCGGGGTAGCAGGTTCGTTCGCTCCAGATATGATTTCGGGGAGGGGATTTATGGCAATCGCAATGGTCACGTTCGCGCGGTGGAAACCGGTTTGGGGCCTACTTGCGGCTTGCCTGTTGGGCTACTTCGAGACCTTGCAAATTCAACTTCAAATGAACCAGCAGGGGATTCCAAAGTCGCTCTTAATTGCCATTCCGTATGCCGCAACACTGCTTGTGCTGGTGTTTTCAGGCAAAGGGGCAAAGGCTCCTGAAGCTCTTGGCGAGCCTTATCGGGGGATGAGATGA